A genome region from Acidobacteriota bacterium includes the following:
- the rpmG gene encoding 50S ribosomal protein L33, giving the protein MPREIITLQCPDCKNRNYSTTKNRKTTTERLELKKYCPKCRKHTAHKETK; this is encoded by the coding sequence ATGCCACGCGAAATCATTACCTTACAGTGCCCAGATTGCAAAAATCGCAACTACTCCACGACCAAGAATCGCAAGACCACGACCGAACGCCTGGAGCTCAAAAAGTATTGTCCGAAGTGCCGCAAGCACACAGCCCACAAGGAAACGAAATGA
- the secE gene encoding preprotein translocase subunit SecE, translated as MPVSAATEPNSPSRGKVKDLSQRLKGFYVDVRSEMKKVTAPGWKEVQSTTIVVLITVAVFGVFFYLCDLGLSWVINGIIKHFTH; from the coding sequence ATGCCCGTGAGCGCTGCAACCGAACCAAATTCTCCAAGCCGTGGCAAGGTCAAGGACCTGTCCCAGCGGCTGAAGGGTTTTTACGTCGACGTCCGCTCGGAGATGAAAAAAGTCACTGCCCCCGGCTGGAAAGAGGTGCAGTCGACCACCATCGTGGTGCTCATCACCGTAGCCGTCTTCGGCGTTTTCTTCTACCTCTGTGACCTGGGACTGTCCTGGGTGATCAACGGCATCATCAAGCACTTTACGCACTAG
- the nusG gene encoding transcription termination/antitermination protein NusG, giving the protein MADKRWFIIHAYSGFERKVAESLQSRIEAFGLAEKIGQVLIPTEEVIEHRGGKKVQSTRLFYPGYVLVELAADENGKIEDEIWHVIKNTPRVAGFVGSGQSPTPLSQEEIDQILHRVETGGAQPRLQVQFDKNETVKITDGPFATFTGVVDEVNDDRETLKVMVTIFGRQTPVELEFSQVEKV; this is encoded by the coding sequence ATGGCGGACAAACGCTGGTTCATCATTCACGCCTATTCGGGCTTCGAGCGCAAGGTCGCCGAGAGCCTGCAGAGCCGTATCGAGGCGTTTGGCCTGGCCGAAAAGATCGGTCAGGTGCTCATCCCCACCGAAGAGGTCATTGAGCACCGCGGCGGCAAGAAGGTCCAGTCCACCCGCCTGTTCTATCCCGGCTACGTGCTGGTCGAGCTGGCGGCGGATGAGAACGGCAAAATCGAAGACGAGATTTGGCACGTCATCAAGAACACCCCGCGCGTCGCCGGCTTCGTGGGCAGCGGACAGTCGCCCACGCCGCTCAGCCAGGAGGAGATCGATCAGATCCTGCATCGCGTGGAAACCGGCGGCGCCCAGCCGCGCCTGCAGGTCCAGTTCGACAAGAACGAAACCGTCAAGATCACCGACGGCCCGTTTGCCACCTTTACCGGCGTGGTCGACGAGGTCAACGACGACCGCGAAACCCTCAAGGTCATGGTCACCATCTTCGGCCGCCAGACGCCGGTCGAGCTCGAATTCTCGCAGGTCGAAAAGGTTTAG
- the tuf gene encoding elongation factor Tu (EF-Tu; promotes GTP-dependent binding of aminoacyl-tRNA to the A-site of ribosomes during protein biosynthesis; when the tRNA anticodon matches the mRNA codon, GTP hydrolysis results; the inactive EF-Tu-GDP leaves the ribosome and release of GDP is promoted by elongation factor Ts; many prokaryotes have two copies of the gene encoding EF-Tu), which yields PGDNVALVVELITPVAMEKGLRFAIREGGRTVGAGTITEIMQ from the coding sequence GCCGGGCGACAACGTGGCGCTGGTGGTGGAGCTGATCACCCCGGTGGCCATGGAGAAGGGCCTGCGCTTCGCCATCCGCGAAGGCGGCCGCACCGTCGGCGCCGGAACGATTACCGAGATCATGCAATAG